Below is a genomic region from Erigeron canadensis isolate Cc75 chromosome 7, C_canadensis_v1, whole genome shotgun sequence.
AGTGATTATATTTGCATGTAGCTTCTCATTTTTCACCATTCCTGTTGCAtattattaaaaacttttatacataataaacagatataagaaaaatatcaAACAATTATGCTTTGACTACAAACCTTCAGGAAGAGCATTGCCACAGTAATTTCGCACACCATTCTTGTATACAGTCCATAATGATGTATCAGTACTTCCAGTCACATATCCTCTAACTATAAATATTTAAGATTTAACAATATAAATCATCCGTGAATTTACAGTTTAACAGGCATGAATTTTTAGATAACTTATATATCCAAGTATTAGAATCTGCTAGTATGGCAATGCAGGGACCAAAAAACAGACCATTACAGAAAACAGGTACACTGAACAATTCACAATTTTGAGAAacatatcacctttttcttatGATTCAAAGAGAGACATCACATTTAACAATCACATTTGCAATTACTAAAAGGCAGAAGGTGCAGTATGTGAAGTTTAAAATACCCCAAAAGCACAGATAAGTACAAGAACCCAGGTTCAGTAACAACAAACCATTCATGCTTTCTGGATAAATTAAAATGGCAATTCAGGTGAATTGATTTCTGGGTCATTATTGGCAACTTTTTGTGGATCAGGCTGGGCTGGGTTGGGTTGACAGTTGACAATTAAGtactaaacactttttttttggtCCAATATGATTACAGATACTGTGTGCTAAACATGCTGCCAAAAACACTACTAGTACAAGGATTATCTATAAATCcttatattgataaattttaaGAGCTTGTATCAGTGTATTACAAACTTTTGGTGACCCTTTTTTTTTGATAACCAAGGTATTCAACCCGCTTCCACCACCTGCTTAGCGGGTAGCCCAGAGTTGTTATAGGTGAACCTCTGTGGCTTGCAAGGGGGCATATTTTCTTGCTCCTGGTATTCGAAATTGGGATCTTAAGTTATTTTCACACAAGGCTACCACCCTGGTGGTTAACTTTTgtgacttttgacccatttggcaTGCTTCCTATTTAAACTTagccttttttattttcttatgcGACTCATTAaggataaaagtataaaacGTAACCCAAAATAGATCTGTAATAGAGGAACGAATAGAACTTTGACAGTCTGACAAGTCTGAGTACAACTTTCCTGAATAAACGTTAGCCTATCGAGTTCTGACATTAATACATGTAGCAGATTAGATTTCACATCCTAGTCGATGTTTCTCATTCATATAATAAAGATTTTGCACTTTCCTGGATAAAATGTTCAGAAGAACATGTTGGATAATGGGTCGAAACAAACTAGATGTGGCAAAAACACATGGGACAGTTACACATGCACATGAACAGAAGGTGGCAAAAGAGACTAATAGGGTAGCAGGTTGAGATGAATTCAGGTAAAACATAAACCTttttaattagttcaaaacaagtCGAGTCAGGTTCCCGCCAACCAACTCATAATATGTTACAATTATATAATCCAACTTGTTTGATTGAATAGATTTAGAATATTGAAACAATTTGAATATCGCTTTATATGACCCTGACCTATTTACCTGCTACATTTCTGGAACGGTATTCTTACCTATTAAGACAACTTTAAGATGTATGTGTTCAAACAATGGCCTCTAAAAGACACTATCAATTGCGACAAGTTTAAAATCTCAATTTTAAAAGTGAAAACACAGCAGCACTTACCAACAAACTCTACAGGAAAAACAGAACACTTCTTAGCAATGGTAACATTTTTATCCGGAACTGCTATAATTGCATTGGGGGCAATATGTTGTGTCTGGTTGAACCACCAAACACTCGTATCATTAAGAACCTGCAAAACATCAACAATTTCACCCCACATTCTAGTAACAGCATAATTTCAACAATAGATGTAATCCAATGACTGGTTATCACAATTACCTGTCCTTTGAATGGAATTGAAGCAAGAACTCTATCGAAAGCACTTTGTCGATCTGTAGTAACCAACACTAGATAATCTCCTCCATCATAAATATCCCTAACCTATACAttccatatcatcatcatcgttaTCAAATTAACCAATTTCAGATAATTAAATGAAAACAGTTAAAGAGACATTTTGTATTGTCAACCTACTTCTTCGAAATCACATTTTTCTCCGTATCAAAAatgcagataatcacttttttccGTACGCTTTACCAAACAATATCATGTCATTTAATTGGATTTCACAAACACCGTACTTGTATAACCAAAAGAAAACTATTGGGGATACATGACTACATGGGATTGCATTTACATCAAACTTTGCATAAGAAATTAACCATTTAACCGTTTCTCAAACAGGGCTTTCAAAATTACATTTTCTCTAAATAGAAATGCACATACTTTTCACCTTTTTCAGACTACTTTCCAAACCCCGTTATCTTATATACTTCAAATTTCCAAAACCCATAATCAGTTAACCTTCCAAAACCCGGGCAATTCCTTCTTAAACATCGGTATTAGCCGATTTCAACACTCTATGATATATCTATGAATTCACTCTTAACCTagcctaaatatatatatatatatatatatatatatataacacaaaaaagaaGGGGCTTTTTTGTATACCTTTCCTCTGGTTTTGGACTTGAGAGAAGGAATAGTAAGATGAAGATTCGTCTCCGAAAGACAATTCGATATCGAGTTTTTAGCAGCATTTATAACTTCATTTCTCCTTTCACTTTCAGTCAAAACATCCAAATTCAAATCCAACCCcttattttcttgttttgttgCCATTACAATTGAAATCTTGGGCAATCTTTGATCAAATTTGAAAGTGGGTCTTGGTGATAATGATgaaaaatgtaaactttttttgattgaagatggtggattgatgggttttagggttttggcaGGGTTTAAGCCTGGAATACTCGCAGCCATTGTTTGTCAAGTTACTTGACAATAACATACATTTGGTGAGTATTggattgtttttgttatttatgtatTCATTTGGCTGGGGATCGGGGGATGAATGAAATAagaggagaagaaaaaaaagattttgcAGATAGGTGAAAAAGTAGAAAAACTGAAGATGGCGTAGAGGTGGAAGGGTTAGGGAAGAAGattcattttgatagtttttataTGGGAAAATATGGGTAATGCAGACTTTAGGTAATGCCATATTAAAATaagttacatattaaatttttaaatttaataaacatacataacctttaaattttacataaactctccttgaattttacataatcattctctgctttacctaagatagataCTACATGTTTTACCTAGCTTTTCccctttttatatatgatttaataaattttaaatcatatcCTTAAACTATTATTAAGTTTACTGTGGGAATAATGTTaagaaaaaagtgaatataatgTTGTTAGGcatttaagttgggtgaaaaactcctcacatacctttttttaaatcataaaaatcatgatgctcaagcatttattcaaaatattaagatattgttatgtgaagggtttttcacccaagttagaTGTATAACAGtatcatactcacttttctctaatattatataaagttatttgttgttgaaaaaaaaaatttttttttaaaggtgaatttcgatTGAGAACTTCATGTCGCGATTCGAaagcgggaggtctaacatacgttgtcttaaccggatccgctttagagagctccctcgaagtaaaaatgtctatttcaaatacccgatggggggaaaaccccctactaatccccCCAAAGGCAcaacgatcaataggggtaaaccctgcctcctcggacttgaacctgggtatacccaagccaagtcTTCATCaaaagacttcctatgtacttcccaagtcttgaacccaaaaTTTCCTGCTTGTAAGGcaggtgctcaaccacttgagctaactaggaagtactgttgaaaatttattaaaagttactttttataataaagttAACTAACATTAAACCCGAGCATTAATCTACGACAACATTAAGACATAGACTTCAATTCTGGTCCGTTGCTTTAACACGTAAATGCTACcacgatatcaaaataaaacacataactAAACAATGtgtcatctatatctatactccatatTAAAGCTaactacatattttttttcaactaatctacctttgaaatatatattatactctCCTACAAACAACTATCTCTTCCACTCTTTTAAATGATTTTTCTGTACTGCACTTCCATTTATTTCTCAATGCCTATCTTTAATCCTTAATCCTCTCCTCTCTTGCTCTCGCCGAAAGCCTAATATAAAAGTTCGTTTCATCTCGACGGCAACCATCATTAACCTACAAAAAGATTGGTTTCATCTCTCCCTTGCTCTGTCTGTTTAActaaaccaccaccaccaccacaaatcaCCATTCCTTACGAGCTCTCCAAGATACATTTAACCATCACCTTTTCAAAAGTACCGTCGCATCACGCGGGTATCTGTCTAATAAATCTTAAAACATACAACTTTAATAGCAACATACAAATTGAAAAATCTGACATGGGACAAAAATAAGAAGCTAAAAACTTAGGTGATGAAAGTGAATAGACCTAAAACTTGAACACCATAAATGTTAAACACATAATTTTGGCGGTGaagtcaaaaattaaaaattaaaaataataagctAAAAAGTTAAAGTGGGAAGGGTCAAAGTTGTAACATTATAAATCTTACAAAACTAAaactttagtttaaaaaataataagctAAAAAGTTTGATGGCTAAtatagaaaaaccaaaaacttaactaaaaaacaaaattttggtacaaatataaaaataaaaaaatgttgtggttaaaatagaaaaagtaaGAGTTTGAtagctaaaatgaaaaaaaacaacaaaaaacaaaaacaaacaaaaaacaaaaaattattaagtaTTAGGTTTAATATTTTGTGGCTagataaaaaaatcaaagactTTAGTGGCAAAAGCTAGAAAACCAAATAGTTTATTATTAACCCCaaaatttactaaaaaatataatatttggtGGCTAAAGTAGAATAAGCATGCGTTAAGTGgttgcaaaataaaaaaacagagtttctaataattaaaaaatataaaatttggtGGTTAATTTAAAAATTCTAAGACTTTAATAgcaaaaataagaaaaccaaatattttactattaatccaaaaacattttaattagGATATAATGttgaccacttttttttttctttttatttatgtgCATCTAATATTTATGGCATTTATATGATTAACTTGATTAAATTGTTATTGCAATTGTTGTTTCATtgaaattatttatttgtttaggaaAAATGCAAACAAAGAGGCAAGCTCTTTTACTCCGTCTGTCTTCCTAAAAAGAATCGGTGTCTTAAGATGTATGTCTCGGTAGTTGTCAGGCTCAACCCCGTTCATCAAAGTAATGTAAATTAGATATGATGGGTAGGTCGACGATACTTTCTCATGGCATTGTTGGTCGTATTTCGTCGGAGCAGGAGATTATATGGAGAAATAGAATAAAGAGAGTAATGCAATTGTGCATAGTTACTGAAAAGTTTTTAAAGGAATCACAGACAATTATTCATAGGTTGAATGATACTAATGTTGAATTGAAGAAACGTCTAGCAGAAAAGGACGTAACTACTGATTCTACTCATAATGCTTTGGAGATAAATGTTTCTTACCTGGTGCATCAGGATTTGGATAGACTGAAGTGATTCCTTTCATCTGTAAGACACTTGCAACTGGTCCTGAAGTTTTAACCTTCATGGATGGTGTGGTGACATAGTCTAGGAATTTAGGGAAGCAATTCGCAATGGTACACGAGGattcttttgagtttttgaagGTAGAGATGGCACCCGCAGGTAATGGTGTAGATATCTGTTTTTATTACCATGTCCATGGTTTTTTCTTGATCCGTTAATTCGCAGGTATCCACCAATGAGTAAAATATTATATCCATATCCATAATTTGCGGTTATGCAAGTTCACAGGTAGATCCAAGTGTTATCGTATTAAAAGGGGAATAGACTAAAATAGTGTAAGTAGTAGAGGAGTTCCATTAAAGATTGAGTAGCCTCTAATGTCCAAGTCGATTTATAGTAAATAGTAAATCTATAATGTTCCTAGATAATAGGTAAATAGTGTACTAGAATGGATTCACTAGATAATATGTCGCCTCATATTTGTTAGAATACGAATAAAACTTTATAGTTGTTAACAAACGTTtagtttaaagtaaaaaaaaattaattttaaataaatctaaaatttaCTAATACCTGTCatatcacatatataatataaattgtataataatattaaatgatAGTATGCATTTGACATATCTTATAAATATATCCACGGATTTGTTACATGGGTATCACGGGTTTGCGGTACGTATTTATCCATGACGGATTATCCTTCTGCGACCCACAAACAGTACATATCTATACCCTTTATGTATTCACGGATAATGTTTATTGAAATTACCCATTCATGACGGATTATCCTTGggttatgagttttttttttgaccGTTGCCATCCTACTACCTAAAGGTCAGGGATGTTGCTGACAAGGCTATAAGAAGCTTGACATGTGCGAGTTTTCCTTCATTGTCGGGATTAGTATTGACCCTACAGTGAGTGTTCATAATTTGCTAAATGTCAAGCCTCGTATTGTTTAAACCATCTTTGTCTCATCTTTTGGTTTATGATGGGCTCCCTTTGCTTTGTTTAAACCATCTTTGTCTCATATTTTTGTGGTCTTTCTTTTAAGTTGATGTTTTGGCACTTAATATTGCTTTTTATAAAGGTGTGTTTTATGATTGGCTCCCTTTGTTTTGTTAATGATTTTGGTTTCTATTTTTAACTTTCAGGGGGCGCTTGGTTACAAGTAAGGAATGAAAATGGGAAAGGGTAAGAGAATACAATATAATGCAATGAATAATTCATTATCTTTGATGCTGCTTGATTCAAAGTTTatgaattttatgtttttgttagtGAAGTTATTTGTATATTAacgaaaataataattattatttacaaatatgtatatatatacacatatataattattatgagAAAAAAACTAATGCTTGttgattttgtaaataaatatacatttatatctacagtatatatatttgatttgatatatatttgatttgataaatatgtaattttattaaagtttggttttgttttttatatgttaaCCGTAAATATGGGAAATCGAAAGTAGTTACAAATTTTTAGGAAGTGAAAACGTGGGCTGAATTTTAAAAGTGGGTAATCAAATTCATTACCCCCAAATTGTTGAGTAGTGGAGTATTAACCACTTTTAGGTAATTGAAGATTATATTATAGTATACCAAGTATAAGTAATCATTATCTTTACTATTCTTTACCTCTTATAACCCTTAACCAAACACCCCCTCAATTTCGTTTCATTTGATGGATATATCATTAGATTTTGTATATAGAAACAAAATAGTAGCCAATATGAAGAAACTACATGAGATTTCAATTACATTATTgacaataaaaaatacatttatttatagaaggaaaaaaaaagcaacaaaatataactaaaaacaaacagacgaaataaacaatataaaacataaaatgttttatgttaaaaaacaaGTAAGGCTAAaaccaataaaatatataaaaagaaaagaaattactAGCAAACAAAAGTCCGAGTATGACActagttatataaattttgttgttcaaagtttttcaaaattactctttatatgaagttaatgttactatttgtaaaaattttaattaaacatcaaaagtatattttgacttaataaaaatgttttgtgATTTCATAAAATCTAGTTTTTaatgttaatataaataatgatgtagcataaagaaattgaaattttagCTTGGATTAATGATTAAAGTAATTCAATGTAGTGATTCAGCATGTTGCTCATATGACACCAATAAACTGAAGTTTTATGTTAACGATGATTATTTAGAACAAAATTATTCTATTGCTATATTGATGACACATATATTTGCAaacattatctatactatattataaagtatttgtttccttcaaattttttgaactttcaacttttcaaccactcattttcatttctttccttaaatctcaaccactcatttttttctctctcctccaaaaatcattttgttcctccaattcattcaaaatcttttatctcaaaaaccatacatagataaattataaaaaattatatgcatgttcttaaaatttcatgctctttcattagagaggtacTGGCTATCACACCTAgggatatacttttgacgaatttttaaatccgacagcggagcccgtacggctaaggcactGGCTATCACACCTAGGGATGAGGAAAAAAACCGTTGCCCCGCGCCCGACCCGGAACCGGCCTGAACCGACCGGCCCGAAGCcctaacgggccgggtcacgggtcaagcttttggtgttttcacgggtcacgggttggacgggtcgggccgggtcgggtgaaggcaaaaaccgaaaaagtgTGAAGGAAAGTCGTGACCCGCCCGAACCCGAACCGAACCGACCCGTGtcttcacgggccgggtcacggttcacGTTTTCATGCTCTCGCGGGTCGCGGGCCGGGCCGGGTTTtcgcgggtcgggccgggtttcgACCCGTGCTCATCCCTAATcacaccctatgacctatcacctcttatgaggtatcacactctatgacctatcacccccatcatctcaccgccgcaatgtgCGGGTACTTTGTCTCGTTAAAAAATAGTTGTTTGTAAGTCTACAATTTCTCGATTATTAATTTCTAGCAATCAATCGGTCCGATTTACTACAAGTTTTACAATTATGATTATAGAATAACTAATCAAGATGATtagaaaacacaaaaaataaacaatatctCTTCAAGGAAAATAAACGAaaaacaatgtatatatatttgataataacttatatatttCCAGAGACATAGCATATGAGTTAGGTGTTTCCCTCCGCATAACACATTTAAATGAAGGATGCAATGTGTACATCTCATAGAcgaatatgaaaaaaaaattcaaaacaatcttTAAGAACATATAGGTTTTAGAAACACCTAAATTATTCCCGTATATCAAAAAAATGATAGATCAAATAGATAATTGTATATGAACCCCAATTAGGTTCACATTTGAATGACAATGCAGAGCATTCCAAAATGATCTTTTATCAAAGCAGCCCATCATTGTTTAATCTTTTCACCTTTAATCCTTAAGAGTTACAAATTCTCCAAGAATACTCTaaataaaatcttaaaaaaaaaacaagtcacAACCAAGTTATGacattatatctatatctatactcttttataaagattatgcacccccctcaaaatagaaatagttactcatatgtcacatacgaaattactaaattgccccttaataaaaacccactatgaaaaaagttttataaattaccaactttgcccttaataaattaatttacaccataaatccttattttaatacttaacactttaagcctttatcttttaaaaatttccaCCTACACCAATTGACactaccaccaatagtaccatcaccgacaccactagaccgttttttccaccaccgtcgccgcattgcgcgggtaccatgctcgttatatTATACCTATATAATAAACCCCAACTTGGTTTTTACAACAAATGTTGCTTAagtgatatgtcgtattttatgcccatttctCATAGCTTAAAGTGTCGTTTAGTAAGTTTTACGAGTtgttttcgtatacatttggtgcgtttatggtatttgttagtgtttcaggtggaaaacaTGTACCTAAGCGATATTTTGCAAAAAATGAAGTTCCTGGAGCAAAATAGGTGTTTACGGATGTTTCACGTGGCTCGCAAGTGAAAAAATGAagaaagtcaaatagtcaatGCTGGTCAAC
It encodes:
- the LOC122607379 gene encoding phosphoribosylaminoimidazole-succinocarboxamide synthase, chloroplastic, whose product is MAASIPGLNPAKTLKPINPPSSIKKSLHFSSLSPRPTFKFDQRLPKISIVMATKQENKGLDLNLDVLTESERRNEVINAAKNSISNCLSETNLHLTIPSLKSKTRGKVRDIYDGGDYLVLVTTDRQSAFDRVLASIPFKGQVLNDTSVWWFNQTQHIAPNAIIAVPDKNVTIAKKCSVFPVEFVVRGYVTGSTDTSLWTVYKNGVRNYCGNALPEGMVKNEKLHANIITPTTKAADHDVPITPNEIVQQGLMSQADYDEASRKALSLFEYGQHVALQHGLILVDTKYEFGKGADGSVLLIDEVHTPDSSRYWLAHSYESRFQNGLEPENVDKEFLRLWFKNHCNPYEDKVLPDAPEELVTELAWRYIFLYETITKSKFEIPEKMEPIHDRITRNVSKALLSL